In a genomic window of Petrotoga mexicana DSM 14811:
- the ffh gene encoding signal recognition particle protein, with the protein MFENLQKKLTGVFKNLSGKGKLSEKNIKDAVREVKLSLLEADVHYKVVKELIDRVKEEAVGSKVLESLTPDQEFIRIVRDDLIELMGGKENSKITISHNPGFIMLTGLQGSGKTTTAAKLANLYKKKGKNPLLVAADTYRPAAIDQLVQLGEDIGIPVFTGDRVDALKIVEESKKYAEKLLHDIVIVDTAGRLHIDEKMMEELDKIKKIINPDEILMVVDSMVGQDAVNSAKEFNDKLDLSGFVVSKLDGDSRGGVIISIRYITGKPVKLVGVGEKIDDLEEFYPDRYVGRILGMGDVLSFIEKVEKDIDKKKAEEDAERFMDGKFDLKDFLEQIRQIRKLGPLSNLLEMVPGVPKEQVDVTKGEQELKKFEAIINSMTPKERKNTRILTYSRKQRIAKGSGTTLQDINRLLKSYDQLKKTMKQMKKLKGRKLMKNLPF; encoded by the coding sequence ATGTTCGAAAATTTACAAAAAAAGTTGACAGGAGTCTTCAAGAACCTATCAGGTAAAGGTAAATTATCTGAAAAAAATATAAAAGACGCTGTTAGAGAAGTAAAACTTTCTCTGTTGGAAGCGGATGTACATTATAAAGTGGTTAAAGAACTGATCGATAGGGTTAAGGAAGAAGCGGTTGGATCTAAAGTTCTTGAAAGCTTAACTCCTGATCAAGAATTTATCAGAATAGTTCGAGACGATTTAATAGAATTGATGGGCGGTAAAGAAAACAGTAAGATTACTATTTCTCATAACCCTGGTTTTATTATGCTTACAGGTTTACAAGGAAGCGGTAAAACAACGACCGCGGCTAAATTAGCAAATCTTTATAAGAAAAAAGGAAAAAACCCTTTGTTAGTTGCTGCTGATACTTACAGACCAGCAGCTATCGATCAACTTGTACAGTTGGGTGAGGATATTGGTATTCCTGTCTTTACTGGTGATAGGGTAGACGCTTTGAAAATTGTAGAAGAAAGTAAAAAATATGCTGAAAAGCTTTTACATGATATTGTTATTGTAGATACCGCGGGTCGTTTGCACATCGATGAAAAGATGATGGAAGAGTTAGATAAGATAAAAAAGATAATTAATCCAGATGAAATTTTGATGGTCGTCGATTCAATGGTTGGTCAAGACGCAGTCAATTCGGCAAAAGAATTTAACGATAAATTGGATCTTTCTGGTTTTGTTGTTTCAAAACTCGACGGTGATTCTCGTGGCGGGGTCATCATTTCTATAAGGTACATAACGGGAAAACCTGTCAAGTTAGTCGGTGTTGGTGAGAAGATAGATGATTTGGAAGAGTTTTACCCAGATAGATATGTTGGAAGAATTTTGGGAATGGGAGATGTACTTTCTTTCATAGAGAAAGTAGAAAAAGATATAGATAAAAAGAAAGCAGAAGAAGATGCGGAAAGGTTTATGGATGGAAAGTTCGATTTAAAAGATTTTCTCGAGCAAATTCGACAAATAAGAAAATTAGGGCCTCTCAGTAATCTTTTAGAAATGGTTCCTGGAGTTCCAAAGGAACAGGTGGATGTAACCAAAGGTGAACAAGAATTAAAAAAATTCGAAGCAATAATTAATTCAATGACTCCAAAAGAGCGTAAAAACACTAGAATACTAACTTATTCAAGAAAACAACGGATAGCAAAGGGAAGTGGGACAACTCTTCAAGATATCAATAGACTTTTGAAATCGTACGATCAGTTGAAAAAAACGATGAAGCAAATGAAAAAACTCAAGGGCAGAAAACTGATGAAAAATCTACCTTTTTAA
- the rpsP gene encoding 30S ribosomal protein S16, giving the protein MVKIRLNRMGRRHQPFYRIVIVDSRNKRSGKYIESIGYYDPLNNSNQYKVDEDKALDWLLKGAQPTDTARRILRKMGVMKRYDEIKFRARKEKNTKNSEKIVETEGEKVKE; this is encoded by the coding sequence ATGGTAAAAATCAGATTGAACAGGATGGGAAGGCGACATCAACCGTTTTATAGAATAGTTATCGTAGACTCAAGAAACAAAAGGAGCGGAAAATATATAGAATCAATCGGATACTATGATCCTCTAAATAACTCAAATCAGTACAAAGTCGACGAAGATAAGGCTTTAGATTGGCTTTTAAAAGGTGCTCAACCCACAGACACAGCAAGAAGAATTCTTAGAAAAATGGGTGTCATGAAAAGATATGATGAAATAAAATTTAGAGCTAGAAAAGAAAAGAATACCAAAAACTCTGAGAAAATTGTTGAAACAGAAGGAGAAAAAGTCAAAGAATGA
- a CDS encoding KH domain-containing protein, producing the protein MKNLLLDILNNIVKHPDEIKIIESNEEKNVIFEIYANSEDVGQIIGKDGRTIKSINILLNAAKKDPEKKFILKVIR; encoded by the coding sequence ATGAAAAATCTGCTTTTAGACATTTTGAACAACATCGTTAAACATCCAGATGAAATAAAGATCATTGAATCCAATGAAGAAAAAAACGTAATATTTGAAATATACGCGAATTCTGAAGATGTTGGACAAATAATTGGAAAAGACGGTAGAACTATTAAATCCATAAACATTCTTTTAAATGCAGCAAAAAAAGATCCTGAGAAGAAATTTATTTTAAAAGTAATTAGGTGA
- the rimM gene encoding ribosome maturation factor RimM (Essential for efficient processing of 16S rRNA) translates to MKSLSNLLDNKISVAKIVNSHGVHGEVKIVPFTNVKDVITNLEEVLLYNISTRNFFFSKVLQVKPLNKFFVLSLRGIKDMDEAKKMIGYEVFIDKKDLPSLKSDEYYWYEILDSEVYYEDGEYVGKVEEIIQTGANDVISIKNVEDDKEVLIPMTDHYIVELKKEDKIIIVKKIEWYENGTNQKD, encoded by the coding sequence TTGAAAAGTTTATCTAATCTTTTGGACAACAAAATCTCTGTAGCAAAAATCGTTAATAGCCATGGAGTGCACGGAGAGGTAAAAATAGTACCTTTTACCAATGTAAAAGATGTGATAACGAACTTAGAAGAAGTTCTCTTATACAACATCTCAACCAGAAATTTCTTCTTTAGTAAGGTATTACAAGTTAAACCATTAAATAAATTTTTTGTATTAAGCTTACGTGGAATAAAGGACATGGACGAAGCTAAAAAAATGATAGGTTATGAAGTTTTTATCGATAAGAAAGATCTTCCTTCTCTTAAAAGCGACGAATATTACTGGTATGAGATTTTAGATTCTGAGGTTTACTATGAAGACGGAGAATACGTTGGAAAGGTAGAAGAAATAATTCAAACAGGTGCAAACGATGTTATCTCCATAAAAAATGTTGAGGATGATAAAGAAGTTCTCATACCAATGACAGATCATTACATTGTTGAATTAAAAAAAGAAGATAAAATTATTATAGTAAAAAAGATAGAGTGGTACGAAAATGGAACAAATCAAAAGGATTAA
- the trmD gene encoding tRNA (guanosine(37)-N1)-methyltransferase TrmD, whose translation MEQIKRIKISVLTIFPTMFDIIKNYGVIKKAIEKELVEIDIFNLRDYATDKHKVTDKPGYGGENGMVMLAEPFYRFYDEYILSKNRKPYIVLPSPQGEVFNNDLAFELAKKEELVFFCGRYEGIDERVKKIVDKEVSIGDYVLTGGEIPTMVIIETLLRFLPGVIGSKTSVENDSFYNGLLDHSHYTKPRDFRGMQVPEILLSGDHERIRIFRKKDSLLKTILKRPDLFIKKELNEEEKKILVEIIQEMLNKNSNYFKESQDV comes from the coding sequence ATGGAACAAATCAAAAGGATTAAAATCAGTGTTTTGACGATTTTCCCCACTATGTTTGATATTATCAAAAACTATGGAGTAATCAAAAAGGCTATAGAAAAAGAATTAGTTGAAATAGATATATTCAATCTAAGAGATTACGCAACTGATAAACACAAAGTAACTGATAAACCTGGTTACGGTGGAGAAAATGGAATGGTTATGCTGGCAGAACCTTTTTATCGTTTTTACGATGAATACATACTATCTAAGAACCGTAAACCTTATATAGTTTTACCTTCTCCACAAGGCGAAGTATTTAATAACGATTTAGCTTTTGAGTTAGCAAAAAAAGAGGAATTAGTTTTTTTCTGTGGAAGATACGAAGGAATAGATGAAAGGGTTAAAAAGATCGTTGACAAAGAAGTTTCAATAGGAGATTACGTTTTAACTGGCGGCGAAATCCCTACCATGGTTATTATCGAAACTCTTTTAAGATTTTTGCCCGGAGTAATAGGTTCAAAAACAAGTGTGGAAAACGATTCTTTTTACAATGGGCTTTTAGACCATTCACACTACACCAAACCTCGGGATTTTAGAGGAATGCAAGTGCCAGAAATTCTGTTAAGTGGGGATCATGAGCGTATTAGAATCTTTAGAAAAAAAGACAGTTTGTTAAAAACGATATTGAAAAGGCCTGATCTATTTATAAAGAAAGAATTAAATGAAGAAGAAAAAAAGATTTTAGTAGAGATTATTCAAGAAATGCTTAACAAAAACTCTAATTATTTTAAGGAGTCCCAAGATGTTTGA